One window of Sinorhizobium fredii NGR234 genomic DNA carries:
- a CDS encoding aminoacyl-histidine dipeptidase: protein MSVPANKVSHPQSSSVLAGLEPAIFFGFFEELSAIPRGSYNEKQVSDHIAAFARARGLEVYQDDIWNLLIKKPGTPGFENAPTLILHGHTDIVCESDEGVEHDFVNEGIKLRIDGDFIHGTGTTLGADNTVGVALAMSLLASDDIPHPPLEVVLTVQEEVGKGGAQHFDGSKLTGKRLLDMNWHDPKSLFAGCAGDISAKFQIPLQWTDRAAGQKAALLRISGLSSGHSEFDIHLERGNAIMLLGRLLRLALKETDIGVISVNGGVNRYVIPGEAEAVISFDPSRFDALKAAIENEGKAIAAEYSLSDPGLKVTLTETDSDVRSVFAPPVAKAMVSALNLLPNGVQSRSLVVDNLVESSNTVALISNDQERIEIVSTVPSAVSSRRYNIVDKIRELADVVGNDATVETFADCPEWPYNPNSRMLNAGRAAYQKEFGEQPHVEVSHSSLELGLFRKKVPDIDMLSIGPEAFDVHTTRERLNHTTVDSTWRLLKALLSELRT from the coding sequence ATGAGCGTGCCTGCTAATAAAGTTTCGCATCCTCAAAGTAGTTCTGTTCTGGCTGGACTGGAGCCTGCCATCTTCTTCGGTTTCTTCGAGGAGCTGAGCGCTATCCCGCGAGGTTCCTACAACGAGAAGCAGGTCAGCGATCACATCGCAGCCTTCGCTCGCGCCAGGGGCCTCGAAGTCTACCAGGACGATATCTGGAACCTTCTCATCAAAAAACCCGGCACGCCTGGTTTTGAAAACGCGCCGACCCTGATCCTCCACGGCCACACCGACATCGTCTGCGAGAGCGACGAGGGCGTCGAGCATGACTTCGTCAACGAGGGGATCAAGCTGCGCATCGACGGCGACTTCATCCACGGAACCGGAACGACCCTCGGTGCGGACAACACGGTCGGCGTCGCGCTCGCCATGTCGCTGCTTGCCTCCGATGACATCCCGCATCCGCCGCTCGAGGTCGTCCTGACGGTGCAGGAAGAGGTCGGGAAGGGCGGTGCCCAGCATTTCGATGGGTCCAAGCTGACTGGCAAGCGCCTGCTCGACATGAACTGGCACGATCCCAAATCGCTGTTCGCCGGATGCGCGGGGGACATTTCCGCCAAATTCCAGATTCCCCTCCAGTGGACCGACCGCGCGGCCGGACAGAAGGCGGCGCTGCTCCGCATTTCCGGACTCAGCAGCGGTCACTCTGAGTTTGACATCCACCTCGAGCGCGGCAACGCGATCATGCTTCTCGGCCGTCTGCTCCGCTTGGCGTTGAAAGAAACCGACATCGGCGTGATCAGTGTGAACGGCGGCGTGAACCGCTACGTCATTCCCGGCGAAGCCGAAGCTGTGATCTCTTTCGATCCGTCTCGGTTCGACGCGTTAAAGGCCGCCATCGAGAACGAAGGCAAGGCGATCGCCGCGGAGTACTCCCTAAGCGACCCGGGTCTGAAAGTCACGCTGACCGAAACCGACAGCGACGTCCGCTCGGTGTTCGCGCCCCCGGTCGCGAAGGCGATGGTCTCCGCTTTGAACCTTCTGCCGAACGGCGTGCAGAGCCGGAGTCTTGTCGTGGACAATCTGGTCGAGAGCTCGAACACCGTGGCGCTGATCTCTAACGATCAGGAACGCATCGAAATCGTGTCCACGGTGCCGAGCGCCGTCAGCTCACGTCGCTACAACATCGTCGACAAAATCCGCGAACTCGCCGACGTGGTCGGCAACGACGCCACCGTCGAGACTTTCGCAGATTGCCCGGAATGGCCCTACAATCCGAACTCGCGGATGCTGAATGCCGGCCGCGCCGCCTACCAAAAAGAATTCGGCGAACAGCCCCATGTGGAGGTCTCGCATTCGAGCCTTGAGCTGGGCCTTTTCCGCAAGAAGGTACCGGACATCGACATGCTGTCGATCGGACCGGAGGCCTTCGACGTCCACACCACGCGCGAGCGTTTGAACCACACCACCGTCGACTCCACTTGGCGTCTGCTCAAGGCGCTTCTTTCGGAACTCAGGACCTGA
- a CDS encoding ABC transporter permease, whose translation MAEVAVTRPRHAFKFGLASGNSGVYIAFVVLLIALGFAAPRFFTVGNLTDVLRQAVPIAVIAFGATFVIGMRGIDLSVGSTLALTGLVTANLLVLGYPVPVACLAGLALGAFIGVINGLLITKIGITDFIATMAIMVVSRGVVMVYTQGIPITGASDPAFRMIGQSYLAGVPVPVVLTVIVFAAAFYLLYYTRFGRFVLSIGSNPDAARLVGIPTDKVKIAVYVLAGVLSAFAGIMLTSRLESAMPEAGQGYELDVIAAVVIGGTGLSGGRATLFGTVVGAVLMAVVRNGLNLLNVNTFWHQVVIGTIILVAVAADRFNRSRKM comes from the coding sequence ATGGCTGAAGTTGCAGTCACGCGTCCACGGCACGCCTTCAAGTTTGGCCTCGCCAGCGGCAATTCGGGTGTCTATATCGCATTCGTCGTGTTGCTCATCGCGCTGGGCTTCGCGGCCCCGCGGTTCTTCACGGTCGGGAACCTGACGGACGTGTTGAGGCAGGCGGTGCCGATCGCCGTCATCGCGTTCGGCGCGACGTTCGTCATCGGGATGCGCGGCATCGACCTGTCGGTCGGCTCCACGCTTGCGCTTACCGGACTCGTTACCGCGAACCTCCTGGTTCTCGGTTATCCGGTGCCCGTCGCCTGCCTGGCGGGTCTCGCTCTGGGCGCGTTCATAGGAGTCATCAACGGCCTTCTTATCACGAAGATCGGCATTACGGACTTCATAGCCACGATGGCCATAATGGTGGTCAGCCGCGGCGTCGTGATGGTCTACACGCAAGGCATACCGATCACTGGCGCATCCGATCCGGCGTTCCGAATGATCGGCCAGAGTTATTTGGCCGGGGTCCCGGTTCCGGTGGTCCTGACCGTCATCGTGTTCGCAGCCGCCTTCTATCTTCTCTACTACACCCGTTTCGGCCGCTTCGTGCTGTCCATCGGTAGCAATCCCGACGCCGCCCGTCTCGTCGGTATCCCCACCGACAAGGTCAAGATCGCGGTCTATGTGTTGGCCGGAGTGTTGTCCGCCTTTGCCGGGATCATGCTGACCTCGCGACTTGAGTCCGCGATGCCGGAAGCCGGGCAGGGCTATGAGCTGGACGTCATCGCCGCGGTGGTGATCGGTGGAACCGGACTGTCGGGCGGCAGGGCCACGCTGTTCGGAACCGTGGTAGGCGCGGTGCTTATGGCGGTAGTTCGCAACGGGCTCAATCTGCTCAATGTGAACACGTTCTGGCACCAGGTGGTCATCGGCACCATCATTCTTGTCGCCGTCGCCGCCGACCGCTTCAACCGCAGCCGCAAGATGTGA
- a CDS encoding sugar ABC transporter substrate-binding protein: MTTFKRRTLLCAAVAFAASVGFQPAFAAEPDYNAVFPGILMDKDIKPTGQEMKPVKKDNRPLKLGFLPTAMDTYYQRVLAGVKEEIDKRGGAEAIELLVQAPSSQSATDDQIRAMEAWINDGIDAIAVALYNEGALLPSIRRATEAGIPVFLFNSPFADNPYYVSDVGYDQSDGGRAQAQWIVDTYGDKEVKIGILEGLPGPHTSQRMKGFNEIISKHPNFKIVAQQPAGWVRAQGLSVTENMFTANPDIEVLVALYDEMALGGLQALKAKGLNGKVAIVGYENMKEANAAILTGDFSATVDTGAKEEGRNIVRAVDEFLMKGNPLPKKIFVSPKVYDATNIKTFDQTDYDYVPQQKM, translated from the coding sequence GTGACGACTTTCAAACGACGTACATTGCTTTGCGCAGCGGTCGCGTTCGCCGCTTCTGTCGGCTTCCAGCCCGCATTCGCCGCCGAGCCTGACTACAACGCCGTGTTTCCCGGCATCCTGATGGACAAGGACATCAAGCCGACGGGGCAGGAGATGAAGCCGGTCAAGAAGGACAACCGTCCTCTCAAGCTCGGCTTCCTGCCCACCGCGATGGACACCTACTACCAGCGCGTTCTGGCCGGCGTGAAGGAGGAGATCGACAAGCGCGGCGGCGCAGAAGCGATCGAGCTCCTCGTCCAGGCACCGAGCAGCCAGTCTGCGACAGACGACCAGATCAGGGCCATGGAAGCCTGGATCAACGACGGCATCGACGCGATCGCGGTCGCTCTCTACAACGAAGGCGCTCTGTTGCCGTCGATCCGTCGCGCCACGGAAGCCGGCATTCCGGTGTTTCTGTTCAACTCCCCGTTCGCAGACAACCCGTACTACGTCAGCGACGTCGGCTACGACCAGTCGGACGGCGGCCGCGCGCAGGCCCAGTGGATCGTGGACACCTATGGCGACAAGGAGGTCAAAATCGGCATCCTCGAAGGCCTGCCAGGTCCGCACACCAGCCAGCGTATGAAGGGCTTCAACGAGATCATCTCGAAGCATCCGAACTTCAAGATCGTCGCTCAGCAGCCCGCTGGCTGGGTCCGCGCACAGGGTCTCTCAGTGACCGAGAACATGTTCACCGCCAACCCGGATATCGAAGTCCTCGTGGCGCTCTATGACGAGATGGCTCTCGGTGGGCTGCAGGCCCTCAAGGCCAAGGGTCTGAACGGGAAGGTCGCCATCGTCGGCTATGAGAACATGAAGGAAGCGAACGCCGCCATACTGACGGGCGACTTCTCCGCAACGGTCGACACCGGAGCCAAGGAAGAGGGGCGCAACATCGTGCGCGCCGTCGACGAATTCCTGATGAAGGGAAATCCCCTTCCGAAGAAGATTTTCGTCAGCCCCAAGGTCTACGACGCCACGAACATCAAGACGTTCGACCAGACCGACTACGACTACGTCCCCCAGCAGAAGATGTGA
- a CDS encoding cupin domain-containing protein: protein MTIPAYFGNFPFPPGDKKPHHLTADKFKMFIYTGNKPYSSDLNYLLASTDKMTTGIYQLAPGSNFDPADIHAGDEVYYVLEGEVHLLNPETGHTERMGPGDSILIPMGVPHRGYNFTDKAAVILFCIAPRIWDEKGPPTGYFGATRLFKSERRVSE from the coding sequence ATGACAATACCTGCATACTTCGGCAACTTCCCGTTTCCGCCAGGGGATAAGAAACCGCACCACCTGACGGCGGACAAGTTCAAGATGTTCATCTATACGGGCAACAAGCCGTACTCGAGCGACTTGAACTACCTGCTGGCGAGCACGGACAAGATGACGACGGGCATCTATCAACTCGCCCCAGGCAGCAACTTCGATCCCGCCGACATCCACGCCGGAGACGAGGTTTACTACGTCCTCGAGGGCGAGGTGCATCTTCTCAATCCGGAGACGGGCCATACCGAACGAATGGGGCCTGGGGACTCGATCCTGATCCCCATGGGCGTCCCGCACCGCGGATACAATTTCACCGACAAGGCGGCCGTCATCCTGTTCTGCATCGCGCCGCGCATCTGGGACGAGAAGGGACCGCCGACTGGATATTTCGGCGCGACGCGTCTCTTCAAATCCGAAAGGAGGGTCTCGGAATGA
- a CDS encoding LysR substrate-binding domain-containing protein has translation MTSIPSIRAILSFVAAGRRGSFLEAAAQLQLTPSAVSHQIRLLEEGLGEKLFHRIGRNVTLTEIGERYHRDLSEALSLIERATDEVSRRNSVDVLSVGCAPSLASLWLMPRLPQFESLHPSLEIRLISSSEPTKLSDGSVDVDICYGSVPRLGSIATEEFPLETIVVACAPEVANGERPIRRPSDLVGHTLIKSEQTLYSWRQWAKDHGLEIDLNRGSRFRDAFMSIATAVEGRGVCLESYRLLQRDVERGNLVLPFGMTGPNLRCHTLTYVRSRLRSQKVSAFKQWLESAWLEDAAALEMGSRASVGDRHQEHPFGL, from the coding sequence ATGACGTCGATTCCGTCCATCCGGGCCATCCTGTCCTTCGTCGCGGCGGGGAGGAGGGGTTCTTTCCTGGAGGCCGCGGCCCAGCTGCAGCTGACGCCGTCGGCCGTCAGCCACCAGATCAGGCTGTTGGAAGAGGGCCTCGGAGAAAAGCTCTTTCACCGCATCGGGCGGAATGTCACCCTCACCGAGATCGGCGAACGGTATCACCGTGACTTGTCCGAAGCGCTGTCGTTGATCGAGCGCGCCACCGACGAAGTTTCCAGGCGAAACAGCGTCGACGTCCTGAGCGTCGGCTGCGCTCCGAGCCTCGCGTCGCTATGGCTGATGCCCCGACTTCCGCAATTCGAGTCGCTCCATCCCTCGCTTGAAATCCGGCTGATTTCCTCATCGGAGCCAACCAAACTGAGCGACGGTTCAGTGGACGTCGACATTTGCTACGGCAGCGTGCCCCGTCTCGGCTCCATTGCGACCGAGGAGTTTCCCCTCGAGACGATCGTGGTAGCGTGCGCTCCCGAGGTCGCGAACGGGGAGAGGCCGATACGGCGGCCTTCGGACCTCGTCGGCCATACGCTCATCAAGTCGGAGCAAACCCTCTATAGCTGGCGTCAATGGGCGAAGGATCACGGTCTCGAGATCGATCTGAACCGGGGATCGCGTTTCCGCGACGCGTTCATGTCGATCGCCACAGCGGTCGAAGGTCGCGGCGTCTGCTTGGAAAGCTATAGGTTGCTGCAGCGCGACGTCGAGAGGGGGAACCTCGTCCTTCCGTTCGGAATGACCGGACCCAATCTGCGTTGCCACACGCTCACTTATGTCAGATCGCGCCTGAGGTCGCAAAAGGTGAGCGCCTTCAAGCAGTGGCTTGAGAGCGCTTGGCTCGAGGACGCCGCGGCTCTCGAGATGGGCTCACGAGCTTCAGTGGGTGACCGTCACCAAGAGCATCCCTTCGGGCTTTGA
- the araD gene encoding L-ribulose-5-phosphate 4-epimerase AraD, with translation MKHSALRKAVLDANFELYESGLVISTFGNVSAIDRVNGVVAIKPSGVSYKAMDTGDIVITDLDGRVVNGDLRPSSDLDTHIELYKSFPTIGAVVHTHSFFATAWAQSGQPIPVMGTTHADYFNGTIPVTRQLTDSEIRDDYVRNTGIVIAEALGNRDPLSIPAALVNDHGPFCWGKDAADAVHNAEMLEAVAKIAFHSRQISLESPEISAALLDRHFQRKHGSGATYGQTGRSKQV, from the coding sequence GTGAAGCACTCAGCACTGCGCAAAGCCGTCCTGGACGCGAATTTCGAACTCTATGAGAGCGGCCTCGTGATCTCCACGTTCGGCAACGTCAGCGCCATCGATCGAGTGAACGGTGTCGTCGCGATCAAACCCAGCGGCGTCTCGTACAAGGCCATGGACACGGGCGACATCGTCATCACCGATCTGGACGGCCGCGTTGTAAACGGCGACTTGCGCCCTTCAAGCGACCTCGACACGCACATCGAGCTCTACAAGAGCTTCCCGACGATCGGCGCGGTAGTCCATACGCACTCGTTCTTCGCGACAGCTTGGGCGCAATCCGGTCAGCCGATCCCGGTGATGGGCACGACTCACGCCGACTACTTCAACGGAACCATCCCGGTGACGCGTCAGCTGACTGACAGCGAAATCCGGGACGATTACGTGCGAAACACAGGCATTGTGATCGCCGAGGCGCTCGGGAACCGCGATCCGCTGTCGATTCCTGCCGCTCTCGTCAACGACCATGGCCCCTTCTGCTGGGGCAAGGACGCGGCCGACGCGGTCCACAATGCCGAGATGCTCGAGGCGGTGGCCAAGATTGCGTTCCATTCGCGCCAGATCAGCTTGGAGAGCCCCGAGATTTCGGCGGCTCTGCTCGATCGGCACTTTCAACGAAAGCACGGCAGCGGGGCGACATACGGCCAGACCGGGCGATCAAAACAGGTATGA
- a CDS encoding sugar ABC transporter ATP-binding protein, with the protein MANNPLLEMKGIGKRFGNMVALQGIDLALSGGEVLGLVGENGAGKSTLMKILAGAYSRDGGTIAVRGKEVELDSPKAGADAGIAIIYQELSLFPDFNAAENIFAGRELRRSGFSLAPLSHGQMRREARRLLSEELGVEVAIDRPVRELSLSDRQMIEIAKALNSNADIIIMDEPTEALEEVERKQLFAIINRLQAAGKAIIYVSHRIKELLGICSRVMVLRDGRTAADLPVADLDVDKVVAAMIGGALSKQFPPRVPPRSDPSVEVRGLSRAGAFDDISFSLAKGEIFGIAGLEGSGKSALLRALFGQRAYERGTVKVEGKDVQLTDITDAIRERFAFLPAERKFEGIFPEHSVGWNLSIGNLGVLGKITLRPSKEKEVAASYISKLGVKCEGPQAEISSLSGGNQQKVMLARWLLTQPKVLLLEEPTRGVDVRAKSEVYALVQAAAQDGCTVIVVSADNAELLGLCHRVAVMFEGKITTVVDAATSKEETLALHSVRPPETLHPVGGING; encoded by the coding sequence ATGGCCAACAATCCGCTTCTCGAAATGAAGGGCATAGGCAAGCGCTTCGGCAACATGGTCGCTCTGCAGGGAATCGACCTGGCGCTGAGCGGCGGCGAAGTCTTGGGCTTGGTCGGTGAAAACGGCGCGGGCAAATCCACGTTGATGAAAATTCTCGCGGGCGCTTATTCACGCGACGGCGGCACGATCGCCGTGCGGGGAAAGGAAGTCGAGCTCGACAGCCCGAAGGCCGGAGCCGACGCCGGCATCGCGATCATCTACCAGGAACTCAGCCTGTTCCCGGACTTCAACGCGGCCGAGAACATTTTCGCCGGACGCGAGTTGCGGCGCAGTGGCTTCTCGCTCGCCCCGCTGAGCCACGGGCAGATGCGCAGGGAAGCGCGCCGCCTTCTTTCCGAAGAGCTTGGCGTGGAGGTCGCGATCGACCGCCCGGTCCGGGAACTGAGCCTTTCCGACCGCCAGATGATCGAGATCGCCAAAGCGCTGAACAGCAACGCCGACATCATCATTATGGACGAGCCGACCGAGGCGCTCGAGGAGGTCGAACGCAAACAGCTTTTCGCCATCATCAACCGTCTGCAGGCTGCCGGAAAGGCCATCATCTACGTTTCGCACCGGATCAAGGAACTGCTCGGCATCTGCAGCCGCGTCATGGTGCTTCGCGACGGCCGCACGGCGGCCGACCTTCCGGTCGCCGACCTCGACGTCGACAAAGTCGTCGCCGCGATGATCGGCGGTGCCCTTTCCAAACAGTTTCCTCCCCGCGTCCCTCCGAGGTCCGATCCCTCGGTGGAAGTACGCGGCCTGTCGAGAGCGGGAGCTTTCGACGACATCTCCTTTTCGCTTGCGAAGGGAGAGATTTTTGGGATCGCCGGCCTGGAGGGCTCGGGCAAGAGCGCGCTTCTCCGAGCCCTCTTCGGCCAGCGGGCTTATGAACGCGGCACCGTGAAGGTCGAAGGCAAGGATGTCCAACTGACGGACATCACCGACGCCATCAGAGAGCGCTTCGCATTTCTGCCCGCCGAACGGAAGTTCGAGGGCATCTTCCCCGAGCATTCGGTTGGATGGAATCTATCGATCGGTAACTTGGGCGTCCTCGGGAAGATCACCTTGCGGCCCTCCAAGGAGAAGGAAGTCGCGGCGAGCTACATCTCGAAGCTCGGCGTGAAGTGCGAGGGGCCGCAGGCGGAGATCAGTTCTCTGAGCGGTGGCAACCAACAAAAGGTCATGCTGGCTCGTTGGCTGCTCACCCAACCCAAGGTGCTCCTGCTCGAGGAGCCGACGCGGGGCGTCGACGTCCGCGCCAAATCCGAGGTCTACGCCTTGGTTCAGGCCGCCGCCCAGGACGGGTGCACCGTCATCGTGGTGTCGGCCGACAATGCCGAGTTGCTCGGCCTTTGCCACCGCGTCGCGGTGATGTTCGAAGGCAAAATCACAACGGTGGTCGATGCCGCCACGTCCAAGGAAGAGACGTTGGCGCTCCATTCGGTGAGGCCTCCGGAAACCCTTCATCCAGTGGGAGGAATCAATGGCTGA
- a CDS encoding cupin domain-containing protein → MSLEKLGKYPVVGAEARSKGDLVKVAKENRLNLIFGQDHPVLMELCVSNDYMHVGEFVIPVGGVGPRASEPNRHDGDAVFYVLKGPATFYVADGDETFHIRDGEAFFLPAGVSYQCLNYGSSPIRMVFTIAPGL, encoded by the coding sequence ATGAGCCTGGAGAAACTCGGCAAGTACCCCGTCGTCGGCGCTGAGGCCCGTTCCAAGGGCGACCTGGTGAAGGTGGCGAAAGAAAACCGTTTGAACCTGATCTTCGGCCAGGACCACCCGGTTCTGATGGAGCTCTGCGTATCCAACGACTACATGCATGTCGGCGAGTTCGTCATTCCCGTGGGCGGTGTCGGTCCAAGGGCGAGCGAGCCCAACAGGCACGATGGCGACGCTGTCTTCTACGTGTTGAAAGGCCCGGCAACTTTTTATGTCGCGGACGGCGACGAGACGTTCCACATCCGGGACGGGGAGGCGTTCTTCCTGCCCGCGGGCGTCAGCTACCAGTGCCTGAACTACGGCTCCAGTCCCATCCGCATGGTCTTCACCATAGCGCCTGGCCTCTGA
- a CDS encoding TRAP transporter substrate-binding protein, whose amino-acid sequence MRIGSLICGGIAALIVAMTTSAQAETRTLRFQSAYPASSTIYMSAETWAKRVEELSGGRLKIEFMPAGTIVPAFEVLDAVNKNVIDGGHSTVAYWVGKHRAGTLFGDAAGGPFGMDILDYVGWLYEGGGIELYRDYYRVELKTNIEVIPSVTSANQALGWFARPVESWADLKGRKCRQTGVTAEVFASSGMSTVNMPGGEIVPAGERGVIECAEFVGPAEDMGIGFQTIWKHFYPMSTHNPATIVDFLVNGDVWNSLAPDLQAIMQAAASEATLRSHIRKGKLDADALDKMRNEDGVTVHRTPDDILRNILASWDEIAKKESESNAFFKKVYDSQRDYASKVVPAKRLIQAPYNLGADHYWPEAK is encoded by the coding sequence ATGAGAATTGGATCGCTTATTTGCGGTGGCATTGCCGCGTTGATCGTCGCAATGACCACTTCGGCTCAGGCCGAGACGAGAACGCTACGCTTTCAATCGGCATACCCGGCATCCAGCACGATCTACATGTCGGCGGAGACGTGGGCGAAGCGCGTCGAAGAACTCTCGGGCGGCAGGCTGAAAATCGAATTCATGCCCGCGGGCACGATCGTCCCTGCATTCGAGGTGCTGGATGCGGTCAACAAAAACGTGATCGATGGCGGCCATTCCACTGTCGCTTATTGGGTCGGCAAACATAGGGCAGGAACACTCTTCGGCGACGCTGCCGGGGGGCCGTTCGGCATGGACATCCTCGACTACGTCGGCTGGCTTTACGAGGGAGGCGGTATTGAGCTTTACCGCGACTACTATCGCGTAGAGCTGAAGACCAACATCGAAGTAATCCCGTCCGTCACGAGCGCAAATCAGGCGCTGGGATGGTTTGCACGCCCGGTTGAGAGTTGGGCGGACCTTAAAGGCCGCAAATGCCGCCAGACTGGCGTGACAGCTGAAGTTTTCGCCTCCTCGGGTATGTCTACGGTGAACATGCCCGGCGGCGAGATCGTCCCGGCAGGTGAGCGAGGTGTCATTGAATGCGCTGAATTCGTCGGCCCGGCAGAAGATATGGGCATCGGGTTCCAGACGATCTGGAAACATTTCTATCCAATGTCGACACACAATCCCGCGACGATCGTCGATTTCCTTGTGAACGGTGACGTCTGGAACTCGCTGGCTCCGGATCTCCAGGCCATCATGCAGGCTGCCGCAAGCGAAGCGACCCTGAGGTCGCATATCCGGAAAGGCAAGCTCGACGCCGATGCGCTTGACAAGATGCGCAACGAAGACGGCGTGACCGTTCACCGTACCCCCGACGACATTCTACGGAACATTCTCGCCTCTTGGGACGAAATCGCGAAGAAGGAAAGCGAGTCCAACGCCTTCTTCAAGAAGGTATATGACTCCCAACGCGACTACGCGTCGAAAGTCGTTCCCGCAAAGCGGCTAATCCAGGCTCCCTACAATCTCGGTGCGGACCATTACTGGCCCGAAGCTAAGTAG
- a CDS encoding ribulokinase, producing the protein MSIVAGVDFGTLSVRVTLADTLIGPLGTAIAEYPLRRTRSDPDLATQAHADHMDGLVLAMKRAIKDCGVDPKALRAIAVDTTGSSVIPVDRNLNPLSDYYLWCDHRAKSEAEEITAMAHETHLEAIEWCGGTYSHEWGFAKLLHWLRHNPKLRGRFGTALEHCDMVAAVLTGVTDSSAVVRSVCAMGHKWMWNPKWGGLPSQAFLSRVDPLFDGVREKIGGTYQTSAKLAGGLSSEWAAKLGLQEGIPVPVGAFDAHWDAIGAGCRLGDVVNVIGTSTCIIAVSERVKLIPGVCGVVPGSAHPDLVGVEAGLSATGDIFDAIARRASTTVSKLSEGLETIEGGKTGLMRFSWDNGDRTVLVRSDLGGMTIGWHLGHTAQDELYAAIEGTAFHTRIILERMEQHGVPVNRVINGGGVPQKNPVLNQIYANVLGKPILVPDGLPTGLGSGIFASLASKDHATIEAAQAAMCVGFKKFDPNPSTRSRYELLYQLYKQVYMGFGTSSLGDFSQVLGDIKRIAAGEPVRSDVGHRVPRKVASL; encoded by the coding sequence ATGTCGATAGTAGCTGGTGTTGATTTCGGAACTTTGAGCGTTCGGGTGACCTTAGCGGACACTCTGATCGGGCCGCTTGGCACGGCGATAGCCGAATACCCTCTTCGACGAACACGGTCCGACCCCGATCTGGCGACACAGGCGCACGCCGACCACATGGATGGCCTCGTGCTCGCCATGAAGCGGGCGATCAAGGACTGCGGCGTCGATCCAAAGGCCCTACGGGCCATCGCAGTGGATACGACAGGTTCTTCGGTGATTCCGGTCGACAGGAACCTCAATCCTTTGAGCGACTATTACCTCTGGTGCGACCACCGGGCGAAGTCTGAGGCGGAGGAGATCACCGCCATGGCGCACGAGACCCATCTCGAGGCTATCGAGTGGTGTGGCGGCACCTATTCCCACGAATGGGGTTTCGCCAAGCTCCTTCATTGGCTCCGGCACAATCCAAAGCTCCGGGGCCGCTTCGGCACCGCGCTCGAGCATTGCGACATGGTGGCGGCAGTGCTCACTGGGGTGACCGACAGCTCCGCGGTCGTCCGCAGCGTGTGCGCGATGGGGCACAAGTGGATGTGGAACCCCAAGTGGGGCGGTTTGCCCTCGCAAGCTTTCCTCTCGCGTGTCGATCCGCTCTTCGATGGCGTCAGGGAGAAAATCGGAGGCACGTACCAGACCTCCGCCAAGCTTGCTGGGGGTCTCAGCTCCGAGTGGGCCGCGAAGCTCGGCTTGCAGGAGGGCATCCCGGTCCCGGTGGGAGCCTTCGACGCGCACTGGGACGCAATCGGAGCGGGTTGCCGACTGGGCGATGTGGTCAACGTCATCGGCACGTCCACATGCATCATCGCGGTGAGCGAGCGCGTCAAGTTAATTCCAGGCGTCTGCGGCGTTGTGCCGGGGAGTGCGCATCCGGATCTCGTGGGGGTCGAGGCGGGTCTCTCGGCGACCGGCGACATTTTCGACGCGATCGCCCGCCGGGCCTCCACCACGGTATCGAAACTGTCCGAAGGCCTGGAGACGATCGAGGGCGGCAAGACAGGGCTGATGCGCTTCTCGTGGGACAACGGGGATCGAACCGTGCTGGTGCGTTCCGATCTCGGCGGCATGACCATTGGTTGGCACCTCGGCCACACCGCACAGGACGAACTCTATGCGGCGATCGAGGGAACGGCGTTTCACACGCGGATCATATTGGAGCGTATGGAACAGCATGGCGTCCCGGTGAACAGAGTGATCAATGGCGGCGGCGTTCCCCAGAAGAACCCCGTGCTCAATCAGATTTATGCGAACGTTCTGGGAAAGCCAATCTTAGTCCCTGACGGCCTTCCCACCGGCCTTGGGTCGGGCATCTTCGCTAGCCTCGCGTCGAAGGACCACGCCACCATAGAGGCCGCCCAAGCGGCGATGTGCGTGGGTTTCAAGAAATTCGACCCCAATCCGTCGACTCGTTCCCGGTATGAGCTGCTCTACCAGCTCTACAAGCAGGTCTACATGGGCTTCGGCACGTCGAGTCTGGGCGATTTCTCACAGGTTCTCGGAGACATCAAGCGTATCGCGGCCGGAGAGCCCGTACGATCCGACGTCGGCCACCGCGTGCCTCGGAAAGTCGCTTCGCTATGA